Proteins encoded within one genomic window of Companilactobacillus sp.:
- a CDS encoding phage tail domain-containing protein — protein sequence MQESNMQTLYIKKQGEPEIAITANHQFAFLSLVNGTPKPKMNTYTPTGIDGQIQQGAITYDATTVQADFLINARNVYELDLLEHKIYDLFSSRAVMRLRSSVSPALVVYCYPQPFTMTRVDYAEKSFSVTFNNLSGFRQSIVNSDEIFKLNGNYQIGLNLPRDKDFSYHFKSNDFNVYNPSDVDIQPLEQRHDLVIKITGTGNNMILTNTTSNEVFTYKKGLTESQTLTINGINPFLDDTSCGIDTDHGTISLVKGNNHFTVSGLDNPDITFSFPFLYF from the coding sequence ATGCAAGAATCTAATATGCAGACATTATACATAAAAAAACAAGGCGAACCAGAGATTGCAATTACTGCCAATCATCAGTTTGCCTTTTTGAGTCTAGTTAATGGTACTCCTAAGCCCAAGATGAATACATATACTCCAACAGGTATTGATGGTCAGATACAACAAGGTGCCATTACTTATGACGCCACAACAGTTCAAGCTGATTTTTTAATAAATGCTCGAAATGTATATGAGCTCGATCTTTTAGAACATAAAATTTATGATCTGTTTTCAAGTCGTGCGGTAATGAGATTACGGAGTTCGGTCAGTCCAGCTTTGGTGGTTTATTGCTATCCGCAACCATTTACAATGACAAGAGTGGACTATGCAGAAAAAAGCTTTTCAGTCACGTTTAATAATTTGTCAGGTTTTAGACAATCGATTGTTAATTCAGATGAGATATTTAAACTCAATGGAAATTACCAAATAGGATTAAACCTTCCAAGAGACAAAGATTTCTCATATCATTTTAAATCTAATGACTTTAATGTTTACAACCCAAGTGATGTTGATATCCAACCATTGGAACAACGACATGATTTGGTGATTAAAATTACCGGTACAGGAAATAATATGATTTTAACTAATACTACTTCAAATGAAGTTTTTACTTATAAGAAAGGACTAACGGAGAGCCAAACACTGACTATTAATGGTATCAATCCATTTTTAGATGATACGTCTTGTGGCATTGATACTGACCACGGAACAATCAGTCTGGTCAAGGGAAATAATCATTTCACTGTATCTGGGTTAGACAATCCAGATATAACATTTAGCTTTCCGTTTTTATATTTCTAA
- a CDS encoding prophage endopeptidase tail family protein: MTEKILVKERTGKYEELLNNCIEPETFIIDWEKNSNYELSFTAFDDHSLAFNLLTNENHIIADDQEFVIKTSEPTLSGSTHTIDVKATHIGYECTYIRTNESMNGSFGFTPKGLFDYVTKNGRNAVGFTYEIHGDFQPVQFDNMGKCSLKDVLSKITDSWKGAVYTFDNRHIDIWSESEFKKDNGRVIHYYHDTSDVKLSADTTELQNIAMVYPGQKDTSKSGDTTNNSETDSNSSDSSQNNDSETKPEYIFPPFEVRDEDSIARFGEKAKISMTTNHRTLMMLRSQHYRR; this comes from the coding sequence ATGACTGAAAAAATATTAGTTAAAGAACGTACCGGTAAGTACGAAGAATTGTTAAATAATTGTATCGAACCTGAAACTTTTATCATTGATTGGGAAAAAAATAGCAACTATGAATTGTCATTTACAGCTTTTGATGATCATTCGTTAGCTTTTAACCTACTTACTAACGAGAATCATATAATCGCAGATGATCAAGAATTCGTGATCAAAACATCTGAACCAACACTATCAGGTTCAACACATACTATAGATGTTAAAGCCACACACATTGGTTATGAATGCACTTATATTCGAACCAACGAAAGTATGAATGGTTCATTTGGATTTACACCTAAAGGGTTGTTTGATTATGTCACTAAGAATGGTCGAAACGCTGTTGGATTTACTTACGAAATCCATGGAGATTTTCAACCAGTTCAATTTGACAACATGGGCAAATGTTCTTTAAAGGATGTGTTGAGTAAAATTACTGATTCATGGAAAGGGGCAGTTTATACATTTGATAATAGGCATATCGATATATGGTCCGAATCCGAATTTAAAAAGGATAACGGTAGAGTGATTCATTACTATCACGATACGTCAGATGTTAAATTATCTGCCGACACCACGGAATTGCAAAATATTGCCATGGTTTATCCAGGCCAAAAGGATACTAGTAAATCTGGCGATACTACTAACAACTCAGAGACTGATAGTAATAGTAGTGACAGTTCTCAGAATAATGACTCTGAGACTAAGCCTGAGTATATTTTTCCACCTTTTGAGGTGCGAGATGAGGATTCTATTGCTCGTTTCGGAGAAAAAGCTAAGATATCAATGACGACAAATCACAGAACGCTGATGATGCTAAGAAGTCAGCACTATCGCAGATGA
- a CDS encoding phage tail protein has product MKSEPAITLTSTYYGDDDFLKGESVLLKVQPLNLDTNVTVVGIKKALLNFEQVKQITFNNTVQTYFDLENSTKNTITNLIDSKISNITNSNSSDSNQSNKLWEVGEVK; this is encoded by the coding sequence ATGAAATCCGAACCAGCAATTACATTAACTTCTACCTATTATGGAGACGATGATTTTCTAAAAGGTGAAAGTGTTCTGTTAAAAGTTCAACCGTTGAACTTAGATACTAATGTTACAGTTGTGGGAATAAAAAAGGCCTTACTCAACTTTGAGCAGGTCAAGCAAATTACTTTTAACAATACGGTTCAGACTTACTTTGACCTTGAAAATAGTACAAAGAACACAATTACTAATTTAATTGATTCTAAGATCAGCAATATTACTAATAGTAATTCTTCCGATTCCAATCAAAGTAATAAGTTATGGGAAGTAGGTGAGGTTAAATGA
- a CDS encoding BppU family phage baseplate upper protein: MDENIKDILDQDTWLPVTPDITKDGYIKIDLNKVDLVTYSFNKRFRQGENGPQLKLWFYDGNQPHQLDKDNSSVTLYGLDAGDKIKVISADQSDTWQTGRVVIALSSQVMATAGQYKRCVIEVKNKDQVIATINFNLDVLPNDFYNLNIGSDPFSSQVDEKVKNTINYFNDISKEATDKYDGLKQAIDNITDQIAKNNIVTKDQLLNYYTRDEIDAMLKKLNGDGEVTNKQSLPSGSFVGIPSTVTAYLGNGTVSRTLDSGETFGTDTSAILNNKTVYRVSTDEWVYSNEVTYVTPKIITVTPSSTSPRLYNSCGKDVSRSLTVVPYPADMVMTYGDITAYRISTNEYIDSRDTTTGNSGGNTGTTVITGINATSSNLEKVGVIRDSKVISKSGVSGRTISAGQDFQASHYGTYNGEDYYQISTDEWIKAYDVTKVIKGNYNDVTISASNPRLYNDCLQNVSRSISGTFHVDASISGIDNNGNTIDGLRISTNEYVDQRDTV, from the coding sequence ATGGACGAAAATATTAAAGATATCTTGGATCAAGATACTTGGTTACCAGTAACTCCTGATATCACTAAAGATGGATATATCAAAATTGATTTAAATAAAGTAGACCTAGTTACATATTCATTTAATAAGCGATTTAGACAGGGTGAAAATGGCCCACAATTGAAGTTATGGTTTTATGATGGCAACCAACCTCATCAGTTAGACAAGGACAACTCATCTGTAACACTGTATGGCTTAGATGCTGGAGATAAGATTAAAGTGATTTCTGCAGACCAAAGCGATACATGGCAAACAGGAAGAGTAGTGATTGCATTAAGTTCACAGGTGATGGCAACTGCTGGACAGTACAAACGCTGTGTAATTGAGGTTAAGAACAAGGATCAAGTTATTGCGACAATCAATTTTAATTTAGACGTTTTACCTAACGATTTTTATAATTTGAACATTGGCAGCGATCCTTTTAGTTCTCAAGTCGATGAAAAAGTAAAAAACACAATCAATTACTTTAATGATATTTCAAAAGAAGCAACGGATAAATATGATGGATTGAAGCAAGCCATCGATAATATTACAGATCAGATTGCTAAGAATAACATAGTAACTAAAGATCAATTATTAAATTATTATACTAGAGACGAAATCGATGCAATGCTAAAGAAGTTGAACGGCGATGGAGAAGTTACTAATAAACAGTCATTACCATCAGGTTCTTTCGTTGGTATACCAAGTACAGTAACTGCATACCTTGGAAATGGGACCGTTTCACGTACTTTAGATAGTGGAGAAACTTTTGGAACCGATACCTCAGCTATTTTAAACAATAAAACTGTCTATCGTGTATCCACAGACGAATGGGTGTATTCAAATGAGGTGACGTATGTAACACCAAAGATTATTACAGTTACACCTTCTTCGACATCACCACGTCTTTATAATAGCTGTGGCAAGGATGTATCCAGATCTCTAACTGTAGTCCCATATCCTGCTGATATGGTTATGACTTATGGAGATATTACAGCATATAGAATTTCTACAAATGAATATATTGATAGTCGTGATACGACAACTGGAAATAGCGGAGGAAATACTGGTACAACTGTTATTACTGGAATAAACGCAACTAGTTCTAACCTGGAAAAAGTTGGTGTTATTAGAGATTCAAAAGTTATTAGTAAATCAGGAGTGTCTGGCAGAACGATATCAGCAGGACAAGATTTCCAGGCGTCACACTATGGAACTTATAACGGAGAAGACTATTATCAAATTTCAACTGATGAATGGATCAAAGCTTATGATGTGACTAAAGTTATCAAGGGTAATTATAATGATGTAACTATTTCAGCCTCAAATCCAAGATTATATAATGATTGTCTACAAAATGTTTCTAGATCAATTAGTGGCACTTTCCATGTAGACGCTTCTATTAGTGGTATTGATAATAATGGTAACACCATTGATGGCTTAAGGATTTCTACAAATGAATATGTAGATCAAAGAGATACGGTATAG
- a CDS encoding phage holin, which yields MENLKSNLTIDYHSKVWWVSVVSIVLVLIQQVLKMFGVEMPDGLDTEIMNVVNSLLALGGLLGIIYDTSNGGTDEKENS from the coding sequence ATGGAAAATCTTAAAAGCAACCTTACAATTGATTACCACTCAAAGGTTTGGTGGGTATCGGTTGTATCAATTGTTTTAGTTTTAATTCAACAAGTGCTGAAGATGTTTGGTGTTGAGATGCCAGATGGGTTAGACACAGAAATAATGAATGTAGTTAATTCGTTATTGGCACTCGGAGGATTGTTAGGAATTATTTACGATACATCCAATGGAGGAACAGATGAAAAAGAAAATAGTTAG